CCATTTGCGGCTTTATTAAAGTCCCAAAGGCAAGTGCAGCGCTTGACAACCAAAAATTACTTTCTAGAGTATAAAAAGAAAACAAAGCAAAAAGCGAAGTTAATCCATCAACCTGTCCCCAAATTGTAGAATTAGCTATTACTGCCGGATTAAACAAATAAATAAAAGCAGCAATTCTTGCCCAAGTTTCGTCTTTTAAGTTTTTTGTAATTTTATAAATTAAATATCCAGTATCAATATCGCTTAATATTGCAGGCAATTTATAAATTGTTGTTTGTGGTGTTTGTGTTAATGAATTTGCGTTTGCAATTTGTGAAACAAATCGAAGTAAATATAAATATCCAGGCAAATAATCGCTCCATCCACCAAAATAAAATTTGGAAAATCCAACTGTTACAAGTCTATTTCCCCAAGCTATAAAAGTATTTTGATCAAGTGTAAGTGTCCCAAACGGTGATAAAATTAATCGTAAAATGAAAGCACTAAAGAGTAAAATTATAATATTCGGAATATTTTTAATTAGTTTCTGCATTTTTTATTTTAGTGGCAATGGTCCAACTCCTTACAACTATTTTACCCGTTTGGCGGATTCTTTTCTTCATGGAAGATATTATATTACAGATAATCCTCCTTGGCTAAGCGAATTAATTCTAATTGCGCGGGATAAATTTGCAGTTGTATATCCTCCTGCTCCAGCTATTTTATTAATACCTTTCCTTATTTTATTTGGCTCAAATTTTTCTCAAACTATTTTTGCAAATTTAATCGGAGCGGCAATTGTTTGTGTTTCTGCAATTCTTAGTTTTGAAATAACAAAAAATAAATTAAAAACTCTTTATATTATTCTTTTAACAGCTCTAGGAAACATTCTGTGGTTCATGTCATCAGTCGGATCTGTCTGGTTATTAGGCCAAACTGTCGCGATCTTATTCCTGCTTCTTGCAATACTGACTTTAGAAAAAAACAAAAATAGTGTTTTAGTTGGAATATTTTTAGGGATTGCTTTTTTGTCTCGAGTAGAAATAATTCTTGCTTTCCCATTTTTTTATTTTTTGCTTGAAAAGCACAAAACGAAATTTCTAATAGGCCTCTTCCCATCAATTTCGTTTTACTTATTTTATAATTTTCTTCGTTTCGGTAATTTTTTCCAAACAGGTTATTCTTTAATTCCAGGCGTTCTTCAAGAGCCATGGTATTCAAATGGAATTATTAGTCCTTTTTATATTTTAAGAAATTTGAAAATTATGTTTACTTCTTTACCAAGTTTCAAAAACACATTTCCTTTCATTGTTCCTTCTTGGGGAGGGTTATCTATTGCAATTACTTCTCCCGTTTTTATTTATGCATTTCTCAACAACTTAAAGAAAAAGGAAATATATCTTTCAATTATTTCAATAATTGCAATTCTATTTTTAGTTTTCATGCACGGGGAATCAGGTTATGCTCAGTTTGGATTTAGGTTTGCCGCAGATTTTTATCCATTTATTTTTTATTTAATTATTAAGTATCTGCAAAAAAACAATTTAAAATGGCATCACTGGCTGCTATTATTTTTTAGTATTTTAGTAAATTTCTGGGGAGTATTACTAATCAATAAACTAGGAATTGTCGCTCCGTAATATGCTGAATTTCTTACAAAATTTTGTCTCTCGTTGGGATGGCCACAGTTATTTATTTTTGGCACAAAATGGTTATGTAACAACCGGTGACGAAAAATATTTTATAGTTTTCCCCCCTCTTTATCCTTCGTTAATTAAAATTCTAAATTTATTAATTAACAATCCTTATTTATCAGCTTTTATAATTTCTCTTATTTCAATAATATTGGCCCTTTTCATTTTCTATAAATTGCTTTTACTTGATTACAATAAGTCAAAATCTATTTGGATAACATTAACTGTCGCAATCTTCCCGACAAGTTATTTCTTTTTAACAGCTTATCCTGAAAGTCTATTTTTTTTATTAATTGTTTTATCTTTATACTTTGCCCGCACCAATAAATTTAAATATTCAAGCATTGCTGCTTTTTTTGCGACTCTAACCCGTCCTTTTGGAATCTTAATCTGGCCAAGTATTTTAATAGAATGGTTCTTAAACAAAAAACGAAACTATTTAGATCTCATTTTAATTTTAAGTTTCTCATTTCTTGCAAGTTCAATTTATTTATCAATTAATTATTCTCTCTTTGGTAATCCTCTAATGTTTGAGGTTTTTCTAAAAACTCATTGGCAAAAATCATTTGCCTTCCCGTGGCAAGGAATTATTAGTAGTTGGCAAAGAGGGTTTAATACGCCGTCAACCAATCCAGAATATAAATATATTGTCGGATTCGCCGAAGCTTTTGCTTCAACAATTCCCTACACTTTTATTTTTTTAAATTTAATCTTTAAAAAAATTAGAATGCGTTTTTCCTATTTCGCTTATTTTATTTTGGCAACAATTATGATGACATCAACTTCCTTTCTCTTAAGTACTCCAAGATATTTATTATCTATTCCGCCTTTTTTTATAACTTTAGGAATCTTAACAAACAAAAAAATATTAAGAATTATTTGGGGAATTATTTCAATTAGTTTACTGATTTATTTTGGATACCTCTTTACAATTGGTCACTGGGCATTTTAATTTAAAACACTACTTACCCATTTTTGTATATCACTCCAGTCTTCGCTCCCGCTAATACTTTTTTTGTTATTTGGAATAAATACAAAAGCGTGAGTAAAAAACTGGTTGTGGTAAAGATATTCATTAGAAGGTGTATAAAGTAAATCATCAGGAATCGTATAACTTATTTTATTATTTTTTGCATCAATTATATATCTAGCAACACTCCCCGCATTTTTCAGTGTCATGTCAGTCAAAATATTATTTCGCAAAACATTAAACAATTTTTCATCTATTGAAGTATTTGTCAAAACTTGAGGTGTTACAATTTTTTTCAAAATTGCATCGATAATAAGTTGTTGTCTTGCTTCTCTTGCAATATCATTCCCTTCAACTCCGCTTGCATGTCGGCTTCGTACAAATTCAAGTGCCGTATCCCCATTCATTGTTTGCAAACCCTTCTGAAAACTTACAGTCATATAACGACAACTTATACACGGATTATTTTCTTGGCCGGCTACTGGATACTGTGTATCAGTAAAACTATTAGCTACATTAACTTGCACTCCTCCAATCGCATCAACTATATCTTTAAAGGAACTAAAATCAACGACAACTCCGTAATCAATCTGCTGTCCAGTAATTTCTTCAATAGTCGATTTGGCAAGTATTATTCCAGTTTGTGCCCCACCTTTCTGTTTCCCATACATATATGCGCTATTCACTTTATCCTTAAGGTCATCTACCCAAATATCCCGCGGTATGGAAATCAATGCCATTTTTTTGTTTTGAGTATTAATAGAAACTAAAATCATTGTGTCTGTTAAGTCTGGTCCGTCACCACTTTCTCCGCGTACACCCATAAGTAAAATATTTATTCGCTTATTTTGTGTATCAGGCAAAATAAAATTCTTTGCAGCAACAAGTTCCTCACCCAAAACGCTATTTGAAACAGTTTTAAAAAGAAACAAAAGAGAACCAATAATTAAAACAAAAAATGCCCCCAGTATTACAAATCTTGTAAGTTGAATGTGAGCGAAAATAAATCTTTTGAGTCTTTTAGTGTTAAAATTTTTCATATAGTATTGTTTCTATGGATATTTTAGCATCATTAAACGACAAACAATTAGAAGCAGTTACTTTTGAGGGGGATAAATTACTTGTCCTTGCTGGAGCAGGCTCAGGAAAAACAAAAGTCCTCACTCATCGCGCTGCTTGGTTTATTCAAGAAAAAAAAGTTTCCCCAAGTTCCGTAATTTTATTAACCTTCACAAATAAAGCTGCTTCCGAAATGAAAGAAAGAATCGGCAATCTAATTTCCGATATGCCTGGTTTTGCGGGAACTTTTCATTCTTTTTGTGTCAGAGTTTTGCGAATTGACGGCAAAAGTATTGGTATTGATAGCAATTTTATAATTTACGACGACTCAGATCAAAAAGAATTAGTAAAAGAGATAATCGAAGATTTTAATTTGCCTGATGATTCTTACAATCCAGGAAGTATTTTAAATGAAATAAGTAATTCCAAATCTCAAATGATAACAAGCCTTGAATATGGCGAAATTGCTCAAGGCGATTACCAGGAAAATATTTTTAAAATTTATGCTGCATATGAAAAAGAACTAAAAACAATTAATGCGCTCGACTTCGACGATATTTTAATGAAAGTTGTAGAAATTTTTCGCAATAATCCAGAAGTTTTATCTAAATGGCAAAAAAATCTAACTCATATTCTTGTAGATGAATGGCAAGATACAAATAAAATTCAATACAGTCTAACCAAATTATTAGTTGGCAAAACTGGAAATTTAACAGCTGTTGGCGATGCTTCTCAAAGTATCTATTCCTGGCGTGGTGCAGATTATAGAAATATAAATAATCTATCTTTGGATTATCCAAATTTAAAAACAATTAATTTGGAACAAAATTATCGTTCAACTAAAAAAATTCTTAGTGCAGCAAATTCTGTTATTAGTAAAAATACCAATCATCCAATTTTACAGCTCTGGACTAACAACGTTGACGGCGAAAAGATAAAATTATATGCCGCAAGAAACGGCCTTGATGAGGCAAGTTTCATTGTAAATACTTTGTACGAATTTAATCGCCCGTATAGCGACTATGCTATTCTTTATAGAACAAATGCTCAGTCTCGTGTTTTAGAAGAAGCTCTTCTTCATGCAGGAATTCCTTATGTTTTAGTCGGCGGCACAAAATTTTACGAAAGAAAAGAAATTAAAGATATTATTTCGTATTTGCGAGTTTTAGCCAATCCAAAAGATAAAATTTCTTATAAACGCCTAGAAAAGCTCGGAGTTCGCCGTCTTGCAAAATTTAATACTTTAAAAGATTCATTACAAAATCTGGATGAATTCTCAACATTAGATATTATGGATAAAGTTTTAAAAGAAAGCGGCTATCTGGATTTATTTAATAAAAATACTGAAGAAAATATGGCAAGATTAGAAAATATAAAAGAGCTTCGAAGTGTTGCAACTCAATTTCCTTTAATTAATGAATTTTTAGAAAACGTCGCGCTTGTTGAGCAGGAAGAAAGTTCTAAATTAAAGGGAGATGAAGGCAACCGTGTAACTCTAATGACTTTACATGCCGCAAAAGGTCTCGAATTTCCGGTTGTTTTTTTGGTTGGATTAGAAGAGGGAATATTCCCCCATTCACGATCTCTTTTTGATAGTGCGCAATTAGAAGAGGAGCGTCGTCTTGCTTATGTTGGAATAACTCGCGCTAAAGAAATTTTATTTCTAACATATGCTAATCAAAGATTGTTCTTTGGTCAAACAACAAGCAATCCTCCGAGCAGATTTATCATTGATATTCCAGAAAATTTATTAGAAGCAGCAGGTGTTAAATTAAAATACCAAAAAGAATATGTATTCGACGATGATAATGATGATATTAATTGGTAAATCTAAAAGTAGAAACTATTGTACTCAAAATATTCCATGTTGCTCCTTCATTTTGTCCAGTATCTATTTCAATAGAATCTTTCCCTTTAGGAAAAATATAATCAATTCCTAGAGAATTATACAACTCATGAGCCATCAAATTACCTACTACAACAGTTTTCTCATCAGCTCCAGGTGATTGACTTCTCAAAATATTAACAGTACTTTCCTCTGTTTGATTATTCCAGAAATTTATAATAAGCGGACTATCTAATACACCGCTGGTTGGAATTGGTTTAGGTGAAAAATGAACCCAAATTGGGGTACCACTACTTACCACAGAAAAATACCAGTTAGATGGATATTCTATAGAATATCCATAATCAGAGTTAATGTAATTTTTCCAGCCATCAGTTGACACAGAAGCAAAAATAGGAACAGGAGATGACTCTGTAACACTATTATTTTTACCAGGTCTCGCAACAAAATAAAAAGCCAGAATTGAAAAAGACACTACAATAAGAATTAGATAAACTTTTAAATTTAATTTCATGGCAAGCGAGTCTAAATAATTGTATTATATATTCATGCAAATAGTCCATCCACTTCAAACAAAAGAATGGGAAGAATTTAGAAGAGTTTGGGGCAACGAAGTTGTCCGCATTGATGGCAATCTTTTAACTCTCCATAAAATCCCTTTTTTAAATAAAAAATTAGGAATTTTTGAAAAAGGTCCTGCTCCAACCAAAGAAATGCTAGAAAACCTAAAAAAATTTGGACAAGAAAACAATTTAATTTTCATTAAATTAGAACCAAACGTTGAAAAATCAGATAAATTAATTTCTATATTAAAAAATTCTGGCGCAGTTTCTGGAAAAACAATATTTACACCATCCACCTTTGAAATCGATTTAACCAAAAGTGAAGATGAATTACTAAAAGGTTTTGAAAGCAAAACTCGATATAACATTCGCTTGGCAACTAAAAAAGGCGTTACAGTTCATGAAGACAATAGCGAAAAAGCTTTTGAAAAATACTTGGAACTCACAAAAGAAACCACTCAAAGAGATAAATTCTTTGCCCATAGCGAAAACTATCACAAACTAATGTGGAAATTCCTAAAAAATAAAATTGCTCACCTCTTAGTTGCAAAATATAATGGCGAAATTATTGTCACTTGGATTTTATTTGAATTCGATAAAGTCCTCTATTATCCTTACGGCGCCTCAACTCATAAATATAAAAATGTCATGGCTCCAAATTTAATGATGTGGAAAACTATAAAATTTGGTAAAAAATTAGGATGTACGAAATTTGATTTATGGGGACGTGAACCCGGAAAAGGATTCACCAAATTTAAAGAAGGTTACAAACCACGTGTTGTAGAATTTATTGGAACATGGGATTTAGTTATAGATAAAAATGCATATCAACTTTATAAATTTATGGATTTCATTCGCTGGCACACTTTAAGATTCAAATCTAAATTTATAAAACCCCAGTTTTAAATATGGCAGATCTTCGTCAATCCCCTGACTGGGCAAATTATCTAAAATCTATCAATTGGAAAATAGAAAAAATTAATAATATTTATATTTACATTAAGTATTTTCCAGTTCTCGGAAGTTTTGTCAAACTTCAACGCTCTGAAATTTTAAATCAAAAAATTATTACATTTATTGAAAATAAATACCATCCATTTCAATTCTCAATCGAACCTGGAGTGTACCCACGACATCCTGAGCGAGTTTTACGAGTCGAAGGATTTCATCCCTCAAACTCTCCATCCCTTCCAACCAAAACTTTAATTATTAATTTAAACAAATCAGAAAACGAACTACTAAAATCTTTCTCCCAAAAAGTTCGCTACAACATCACGCGCACATCCTTTTTAAAACGTGTTGAAATAGTTGAGAGTGACAACGTCTTAGACTTCACTAATTTTTGGAGAGAAAATTTCGAGAAAAATCGTTTTCCTTTTTTTAGTCAGCAAAAAAATATTATCGCTATGCAAAAATCCTTTGGAGAAAATTCAAAAATCCTTCTCGCTAAAAAAGATAACAAAATAATTGCAGTTCTATTTCTATTATTTTTTGATAAAGTCAGTTATTATATGTACGCCGCAGCAAATAATGAAGGCCGCAAAAATTTCGCCCCCACTCTTTTAACCTGGCATGCAATTTTACTGTCTAAAAAATTAGGAATGAAAACTTTCGATTTCGATGGCATTTACGACACAAGGTTTCCATTAGAGAGTTGGCAGGGCTTTACCAAATTCAAATCTGGTTTTAGTAAAACTGAAGTTAGTTATCCAGGCCTGTTTGTAAAATCCAAATTTAATATTAAAATATTCTAAATGAAAACAATTTATCCCTTTAGTCCCATCAAAAATGAAAAAGATTTAAACAAGGCTTTAGAATATATAACTTCAGAACTTGAAAAACTTTCATTAGAAATCTTTCAAGAGAAACTTCCCATTACAACCCTCAAAATATTTCCTCATTATTTTGATGAATATGATTATTTATATGATTTAATTTCCAAAAAAGGTCCAAGGGAACCGTTTAGTTCCGAAACTAGTTTATATATTAAAGTCCAAGAAAAAATACTAAATTATAATATTAATTATTTAGGTGTTCGAATCGTTGATCCATATCGTCTCCAAGTTGGTTGTGGTGATTATGAAATAGATAATTTTCAAGAATTCAAAAATAAATGGAAGGATAAATCACCATTCATTAGAAATTTCAAAGAAGACATGATTGAAATTTGGCACCCAGATTTCGATGTTTTGGGGTATGTTATCCCAAAACTATGAAAGCCATCTCTCTCAAACAGCCTTACGCTAATTTAATAAGAGATGGAATTAAAACAATTGAAACAAGGAAATGGAAAACAAATTATCGGGGAGACTTACTAATTTGCTCCTCACAAAATCCCAAAATAGAACCAGCTGGTTTTGCTCTTTGCATAGTCAATCTCTACGATATTCGAAGAATGAAAAAAAGTGATGAAAAAGCAGCATGCTTTAAATATTCTCCAAAATTATATGCTTGGTTAATTAGAAATTTAAGAGTAATAAAACCTTTTCCAGTCAAGGGTCAATTAAATATTTACGAAGTCGATAATCACTCTAAATCCGCCTGACAAAACATTTTGAACTCACAAAATTCACAAAGCATACTTCCACTACATTTAAACTCTGATTTCTCGATTTCTTTTTTTATTCTTAAAATCTCTTCTTTTGCTTTTATCAAATCGCTTTTTGTTCTCACTGTTGTAATTTTTTTTTGGTTCTCAAAATAGTACAAAGATAATTTAACCTTTTCTGGTTTTTTCTTAAACAAATCCTGTGCAGCAAGCGCATAAATAGTTAATTGCAAATTGCGATCTATCTCTTTTTGAGTTGGGACATTCATACCTGTTTTATAGTCCCAGATTTCAATAGTTCCATCAGGCAATTTATCAACACGATCAATTCTCCCTCCAACTTTCAAATCTTTGCTAATTGGTATAACAAAATCTTGTTCCAAAAATGTTGGCAATTTATTTTTATCAAATTGTAATTTGTAAAAATCTTTTAGATATTTTTTCCCTTTATCAAAAAATTCTTGGTTCTGTTTTTTATCCAAAAACCCTTCATGTATCCAGTTTTTCTTAAAAAGTTTAAGTAAATCTTTTTCAGCATTTTTTTTGCTTTCATAGAAATCACGAAGCGTATTGTGAATACTTGTTCCAAAGCTTGCTGCAGCAATTGGCTGTGTTGGAATTTTTAAAATATATTTTAATTTAAAATGAAGTGGACAAATCTCAAAAGTTTCAATTTGCGAATAAGACAAATAGTTAATTTTTAGCCTCGCATTATTCTCATCTTTTTTGTTTTCCGCAATTTCATTTTTGTTTGCAAAACTTAAAAAACTCAGTTGTTCTATTTTTGCGTTCTGCTTTACCGATGCGTCAGCATCGAGAGCTGATTTGCCCAGCGATTCGAATATAAAGGGTGACAACTTTTTTTCTCTTTTTGCCTCCCCGTAAAAATTGGCTGCGCTAAAATAAAGTTTATCTTTTGCACGTGTCATTCCCACATAAAAAAGCCTTCTCTCTTCTTGTTGGTGAAAATCTCCAGTTGGTAAAACTTCTTTTATGAGTGCATCAGGAATTGGAATCTGCTCGCGTCGCTCAATTGTTGGAAATCTTTGTGCCACCAAGTTAACTAAAAACACAACAGGAAATTCTAGTCCTTTAGAAGAATGCACCGTTAAAATATTTACAACGTTTATTTCATTCCAATCGCTGTCAGCGGCAAGCGGTGATTCCCCTACATCCATTGCAAGATTTATATAATCAACAACATCAAAAACACCTGTACTTCCTGGATGATCAACTTCATAAGTTTTTATTTTATCAAAAAATTTAGAAATATTATTTGCTCTCTTTGCAGCTTCAGCATTTTCTGGGTTTAATAAATCATTAAGTAATTTTGTCTCCTCCAAAAAATAATACAAAATTTGTCCCGCACTTTCTTTATTAACTAACCCCAAATGTTTGTGGACCATCTCAACAATTTTTTTAATTTTTTCTTTAGAGTCAATGCTTATGTTTATTTCACCTGCTTTTTCAGCTGCTTCAAAATAACTTAAGTTTTGCCTTCTTGCAAAATTACTAATCTTAGCCAAATCTCTTGAGTTAACACCAAACACTGATAAAGAAAAAATCCGAAACGCAGCCGTACTGTTATCAAAATCATAAAGAACTTGAAGATAAGAAATTAAATCAACTATTTCACTTTGCCGGAAAAGTTTTCCAGGTCCTAAAAATTGATAAGGAATTCCTTGTCTCTGTAATGCTCTAATGAATGGTTCTGCGTGATTATTCGCTCGCACCAAAATCGCAAAATCTCGATATTCATATCGATCCTGAGGGAGTTTTACGAGTCGAAGGATTTCTTTAGCAACCATTTCAGCTTCATTTTCAACCCGTCCTGTGTGAATAAATTCTATTTTCTCTCCATCTTTTTTGTTTGAAATTAATTTTTTGTTAACATTCTCAATTACTTCCAATCTATCTGGATTATTGTGTTGTATAAGTTCATATGCTCTATCCAATATCTCTTGTGTCGATCGATAGTTTTGAGTAAGAGTGACAACTTTTGTCTTAGGAAAATTTTTTCTAAATTGAATAATATTACTTATCGCCGCTCCCCGAAATCGATAAACGCTTTGATCATCATCACCCACTACTGTTATATTCTGTGTTTTGTTTTGTTTTGCCAAAATGAGCGCCAGCTCATTTTGAGAGAAATTCGTATCCTGAAATTCATCAATCAAAATATATTTAAATTGGCGTTTGTATTCTTTCAAAACATTTGGCCTGTCACGAAAAAGTTTTATAGTTTTTGTAATCAAATCTCCAAAATCCATAAAACCATTTGCAATTTTTAATTCCTCATATGTGCGATATGCATTGGCTAGTTCCAACCATTTTTTGTCCTCTTGTTTCCTTGCCCATTTTAAATATTCATCAGTTTTAATATCTTCATCTTGAAGTCTGGAAAAATGTTGTATCATCCCATCAATAAATTTATAAGGATTTCCAAGCGGTCGATAATAACTTAATTTAAATTTAAACAAATTTTGGCGAATCAACTGCACAGTCTCGCCCGTTGTCATCAATTTAAATCTTGGATCCATTCCAATCTGTAGCGCTTCCCTTCTTAAGATTCTCTCGCAAAATGCATGGAAAGTAAGAATCCACATATTGGTATATCCATATGGGAGTGCAATATCAATTCTCTCTTCCATTTCTCGAGCCGCCTTTTCTGTAAAGGTAAGTGCAAGTATCTCTTCGGGTTTTGCCAATTTTTTTTCAATTAAAAATTTAACTCGTTCAGTAATAACAGTAGTTTTCCCAGTTCCAGCTCCAGCAATTACAAGTAAGGGACCATTTTTATGTTTTATCGCCTGAAGTTGTTGTTTATTGAGAGTTTTCTCCACGAAGCCATTGTATCACTAGTTATTTAGTAACTTCATAATGAAGTTGTATTCCATTTTTTCCTACTTTTTTTGTTCCTATTAACTTCAAATTTAAGTTCATATCGGACTCTGCAAAGAGATTAATTCCTTTTCCAAAAATAAATGGTTCCACATCTAAAAATATTTCATCAATTTTTCCCGATTCCAAAGCAACTTTATTCATTTTTCCTCCACCTGCAATAAGCATGTTTTCAAACTTTTTTTCCTGAGAAACTTTAATTGCTTCATTAAAACTTTTTACAAAAATTGTATTTTTATTTCTTGGTTTGTCACCAGAAGTTGTTAAAACAACAATAAACGGATTTCTCAAATTATCAAAACCATTATCCTCAATAGTTAAATCATAAGTAGTTTTGCCAATTACTAAATTTCCAATTTCAATTACTTTGTTTTTATAACTTTCAAATTCATCATCACTCCATGGAGTGTCATGATCAGCTTTCGCAATCATTCCGTTTGCAGAAATAGCCATATATAAAATTATTTTCATAAACCAATTGTATCACGCTGTATAATTATCAAAGTAAGCCCATAAATTATGGAAGAATTTGTAATTTTTCTTTAAATAATAAAATCCATAATTTGAATTGGAAGGAGATTAATTGTCAGCCTCTCATTAAAAAGTCCGAAGAGTAAGATAAATTCGAACCGGTACTCCAATTCCTTACTAATCTAGATTTTTGTATCTTCTCCCAAATTCTTCGTTGCAGAAATTTTTCCACCTAACTTTCCAAATGAATTAAATACATCATTCATTTTATTAACTGCACTATTTAAATGTCTTTGCATAACATTTAAATCTTCTTCTGTCTTCTCATAATCTTGTTTTATCGCCCGAAGGGCGTTTAATATTTCTTTCGCTTTCGCTTCAATTTTTTGCCCTTCAAAACTCATCAGTATCGCTCGCATATATGCATAAAAAGTTGTTGGAGAAACCGGAAGTACTCTCATCTTTTGTGAATATTCAAACAAACTTACATTGTTTACAATTTCATAATAAATCGCTTCATTTGGAACATACATCAGTGCATAATCAATTGTTCCTTCATCAGTTAAAATATATTTTTTAGAAATATCATCAATATGATGTTTTACATCTCTCTCGAAATCTTTTTCAGCAATTCTTTTTTCAGTTTCTAA
The Patescibacteria group bacterium genome window above contains:
- a CDS encoding DNA recombination protein RmuC encodes the protein MELLLILVLIIGFGIVIYLLIQKPKTSNDLLEYLKSTNNRLDRQGMDFNQRLDNAARVISDVQKNIGEMSEIGRSMRDFQELLQSPKLRGNVGEHILNEILEQNLPKSSFNLQYAFKNGQKVDVAIKTSAGIIPVDSKFPLENFRKLNSAKLETEKRIAEKDFERDVKHHIDDISKKYILTDEGTIDYALMYVPNEAIYYEIVNNVSLFEYSQKMRVLPVSPTTFYAYMRAILMSFEGQKIEAKAKEILNALRAIKQDYEKTEEDLNVMQRHLNSAVNKMNDVFNSFGKLGGKISATKNLGEDTKI